One genomic segment of Ricinus communis isolate WT05 ecotype wild-type chromosome 5, ASM1957865v1, whole genome shotgun sequence includes these proteins:
- the LOC107262535 gene encoding FGGY carbohydrate kinase domain-containing protein-like isoform X5, giving the protein MECHTVTCCLRAVAFQETVFVQEHADIIGCPIVLPRVLEHDNKTICHRMALVCGTSTCHMAVSQSKLFIYGVWEPFWSDISLFELLNNKLRTIIDDIKAPFLDALTQDVHVLPNFHGNRSPAAAPKTKGIICGMTLDISDRQLAVLYLATVQGMAYGTHYINFYIACTCSCIWFFVLELNITF; this is encoded by the exons ATGGAGTGTCATACT GTGACATGCTGCTTGCGTGCTGTGGCCTTTCAAGAGACTGTGTTTGTTCAAGAACATGCAGATATTATTG GTTGCCCTATTGTACTACCACGAGTATTAG AGCATGATAACAAAACAATATGTCATCGTATGGCTTTAGTCTGTGGTACTTCTACTTGTCATATGGCTGTATCACAGAGCAAGCTGTTCATTTATGGGGTTTGGGAACCTTTTTGGTCAG ACATATCGCTATTTGAACTACTGAACAATAAATTGAGGACTATAATCGATGACATAAAGGCTCCATTCCTTGATGCTTTAACACAAGATGTACATGTTCTTCCCAACTTCCATGGAAATAG GTCTCCGGCTGCAGCTCCAAAAACAAAGGGAATTATTTGCGGCATGACCCTTGACATAAGTGATAGACAATTGGCTGTTCTATACCTTGCTACCGTGCAGGGTATGGCATATGGTACACACTATATCAATTTCTATATAGCGTGTACATGTTCTTGCATATGGTTTTTTgttcttgagctaaatataactttttaa
- the LOC8261211 gene encoding shikimate kinase 3, chloroplastic, with amino-acid sequence MLQLHPSISFSYTLLGNYEGGRMAVSASSDLSVFYATTAELLTIRDPLAPSLLSGNICGSFDGYWLLKTKGKKVSSGLKGCCVFLTTVGKILSEALGYTFVDSDEYVEQTAGGNSVSHIFQQYGEDYFRDIESEALQKLSIIPRQVVATGGGSVVRPINWKYMRQGITVFLDVPLDALARRIAAVGTDSRPLLHLDSGDPYTKAFMGLFTLSKKRVEAHSDADVTVSLLDLADDLGFEDVSDVGPAAIALRCLYRFRSIYRTTMRSPCKRFSNSQFERFFFLFFFFEENNL; translated from the exons ATGCTACAATTACAcccttctatttctttttcttatactctTCTCGGAAACTATGAAGGTGGTCGTATGGCAGTTTCTGCAAGCTCTGACCTATCAGTGTTTTATGCAACTACGGCTGAACTTTTGACTATTAG AGATCCACTGG CTCCTTCTTTGCTATCGGGGAATATTTGTGGTTCTTTTGATGGATATTGGTTGTTAAAG ACCAAGGGGAAAAAAGTTTCCTCAGGCTTAAAGGGATGTTGCGTGTTTCTT ACTACAGTGGGCAAGATTTTATCAGAAGCACTAGGTTATACTTTTGTTGACAG TGACGAATATGTAGAGCAAACTGCAGGAGGAAATTCTGTGTCCCATATATTTCAACAATACGGCGAGGATTACTTTAGAGATATTGAG AGCGAGGCATTGCAGAAGTTGTCTATAATCCCTCGGCAAGTAGTTGCTACAGGTGGTGGTTCAGTAGTACGTCCAATCAACTG GAAGTATATGAGGCAGGGGATCACTGTTTTCTTAGATGTACCTTTGGATGCATTGGCAAGAAGAATTGCTGCTGTAGGAACTGACTCTCGTCCACTTCTACACCTTGATTCTGGGGACCCCTACACAAAG GCTTTTATGGGACTCTTTACTCTTTCGAAAAAGAGAGTTGAGGCCCATTCAGACGCTGATGTTACTGTTTCACTTTTAG ATCTTGCCGACGATCTGGGATTTGAAGATGTATCTGATGTTGGACCAGCTGCTATAGCACTGAG GTGCTTATACAGATTCAGAAGTATCTACAGGACAACAATGAGAAGTCCATGCAAACGTTTCTCTAATTCTCAGTTTGAGagattctttttccttttttttttttttgaagaaaataatttataa
- the LOC107262535 gene encoding FGGY carbohydrate kinase domain-containing protein-like isoform X2, which translates to MRLLYNVVVYIFSYVFLSQRNDGYTSRCNLFYHFLFFLVYLLPLQVTCCLRAVAFQETVFVQEHADIIGCPIVLPRVLEHDNKTICHRMALVCGTSTCHMAVSQSKLFIYGVWEPFWSDISLFELLNNKLRTIIDDIKAPFLDALTQDVHVLPNFHGNRSPAAAPKTKGIICGMTLDISDRQLAVLYLATVQGMAYDCSSKNIRFASAHVKLKN; encoded by the exons ATGAGATTGCTTTATAATGTAGTTGTTTATATTTTCAGCTATGTGTTTCTTAGTCAGCGGAATGATGGCTATACCTCCAGATGTAATTTGTTTTATCACTTCCTGTTCTTTCTTGTATATCTTCTTCCCTTGCAGGTGACATGCTGCTTGCGTGCTGTGGCCTTTCAAGAGACTGTGTTTGTTCAAGAACATGCAGATATTATTG GTTGCCCTATTGTACTACCACGAGTATTAG AGCATGATAACAAAACAATATGTCATCGTATGGCTTTAGTCTGTGGTACTTCTACTTGTCATATGGCTGTATCACAGAGCAAGCTGTTCATTTATGGGGTTTGGGAACCTTTTTGGTCAG ACATATCGCTATTTGAACTACTGAACAATAAATTGAGGACTATAATCGATGACATAAAGGCTCCATTCCTTGATGCTTTAACACAAGATGTACATGTTCTTCCCAACTTCCATGGAAATAG GTCTCCGGCTGCAGCTCCAAAAACAAAGGGAATTATTTGCGGCATGACCCTTGACATAAGTGATAGACAATTGGCTGTTCTATACCTTGCTACCGTGCAGGGTATGGCATATG attgtagctcgaagaacataagattTGCCTCGGCACAtgttaagttgaagaactga
- the LOC107262535 gene encoding FGGY carbohydrate kinase domain-containing protein-like isoform X4 has product MECHTVSSILYTYVTCCLRAVAFQETVFVQEHADIIGCPIVLPRVLEHDNKTICHRMALVCGTSTCHMAVSQSKLFIYGVWEPFWSDISLFELLNNKLRTIIDDIKAPFLDALTQDVHVLPNFHGNRSPAAAPKTKGIICGMTLDISDRQLAVLYLATVQGMAYGTHYINFYIACTCSCIWFFVLELNITF; this is encoded by the exons ATGGAGTGTCATACTGTGAGTAGTATACTATACacatat GTGACATGCTGCTTGCGTGCTGTGGCCTTTCAAGAGACTGTGTTTGTTCAAGAACATGCAGATATTATTG GTTGCCCTATTGTACTACCACGAGTATTAG AGCATGATAACAAAACAATATGTCATCGTATGGCTTTAGTCTGTGGTACTTCTACTTGTCATATGGCTGTATCACAGAGCAAGCTGTTCATTTATGGGGTTTGGGAACCTTTTTGGTCAG ACATATCGCTATTTGAACTACTGAACAATAAATTGAGGACTATAATCGATGACATAAAGGCTCCATTCCTTGATGCTTTAACACAAGATGTACATGTTCTTCCCAACTTCCATGGAAATAG GTCTCCGGCTGCAGCTCCAAAAACAAAGGGAATTATTTGCGGCATGACCCTTGACATAAGTGATAGACAATTGGCTGTTCTATACCTTGCTACCGTGCAGGGTATGGCATATGGTACACACTATATCAATTTCTATATAGCGTGTACATGTTCTTGCATATGGTTTTTTgttcttgagctaaatataactttttaa
- the LOC107262535 gene encoding FGGY carbohydrate kinase domain-containing protein-like isoform X1 translates to MRLLYNVVVYIFSYVFLSQRNDGYTSRCNLFYHFLFFLVYLLPLQVTCCLRAVAFQETVFVQEHADIIGCPIVLPRVLEHDNKTICHRMALVCGTSTCHMAVSQSKLFIYGVWEPFWSDISLFELLNNKLRTIIDDIKAPFLDALTQDVHVLPNFHGNRSPAAAPKTKGIICGMTLDISDRQLAVLYLATVQGMAYGTHYINFYIACTCSCIWFFVLELNITF, encoded by the exons ATGAGATTGCTTTATAATGTAGTTGTTTATATTTTCAGCTATGTGTTTCTTAGTCAGCGGAATGATGGCTATACCTCCAGATGTAATTTGTTTTATCACTTCCTGTTCTTTCTTGTATATCTTCTTCCCTTGCAGGTGACATGCTGCTTGCGTGCTGTGGCCTTTCAAGAGACTGTGTTTGTTCAAGAACATGCAGATATTATTG GTTGCCCTATTGTACTACCACGAGTATTAG AGCATGATAACAAAACAATATGTCATCGTATGGCTTTAGTCTGTGGTACTTCTACTTGTCATATGGCTGTATCACAGAGCAAGCTGTTCATTTATGGGGTTTGGGAACCTTTTTGGTCAG ACATATCGCTATTTGAACTACTGAACAATAAATTGAGGACTATAATCGATGACATAAAGGCTCCATTCCTTGATGCTTTAACACAAGATGTACATGTTCTTCCCAACTTCCATGGAAATAG GTCTCCGGCTGCAGCTCCAAAAACAAAGGGAATTATTTGCGGCATGACCCTTGACATAAGTGATAGACAATTGGCTGTTCTATACCTTGCTACCGTGCAGGGTATGGCATATGGTACACACTATATCAATTTCTATATAGCGTGTACATGTTCTTGCATATGGTTTTTTgttcttgagctaaatataactttttaa
- the LOC107262545 gene encoding uncharacterized protein LOC107262545, which translates to MELAKSAEKAWARTPLWKIAELLHKAAAILKEHKAPNAECLVKEIAKLAKDAFSEVVRSGDLISYTAEEGVRILGEGKFLVSDSFPGNERTKYCLNSKCMDIKWHFDPIGRILTYGYFSRDYPESCPIILPRVLGTVILGAVAAKYAGLSEAMMALNAAGLEVDGRIGQPMADFTSLLLQSFGGLCIIEKKLRKPALPGSSHLVEGLITLINHLCIALNYMNLFFYSALPLLSVVLLLVIWLYHRASCSFLGFENLLVRYKFKFQIPSYFFLVIRSLAVLEGIAISFNPDYKVLGSTYPWIARKVLTDSSPKLKSSLQALLYKEGVFRIDRLESLLSESLRARTERALVKRQTEDAVSKVAIKEILSFTLTEKGTFVREILLQEVAKGLDALGVATLDSLTSVATASIPFSTPFSSSSMTEEDMVNLRTLKRLVLLLSGSQKNGSSAAEVQGSKTYKVQNVYLEEALPIFYQLSSVQEILPFLSVIPELPLELQQQLLLMPGDLAGRLVSRAAARTVRRMFL; encoded by the exons ATGGAATTAGCAAAAAGTGCAGAAAAGGCTTGGGCTAGAACTCCTCTTTGGAAGATAGCAGAGCTCCTTCACAAGGCAGCTGCTATCCTGAAAGAGCACAAGGCTCCAAATGCTGAGTGCCTGGtgaaagaaattgcaaaacTAGCTAAAGATGCATTCTCTGAG GTTGTGAGATCTGGAGATCTTATTTCTTATACAGCAGAAGAGGGAGTAAGAATTCTTGGAGAGGGCAAGTTTTTGGTTTCTGATAGTTTTCCTGGAAATGAGAGGACAAAGTATTGCCTCAATTCTAAG TGTATGGATATAAAATGGCATTTTGATCCAATTGGTCGGATCTTGACTTATGGCTATTTTTCTAGGGACTACCCGGAGA GTTGCCCTATTATACTACCACGAGTATTAGGTACTGTTATTCTCGGTGCTGTTGCCGCAAAATATGCTGGTCTCAGTGAGGCCATGATGGCCCTGAATGCGGCTG GGCTTGAAGTTGATGGTAGAATTGGACAACCCATGGCAGACTTTACCTCATTGCTCCTTCAAAGTTTTGGTGGTCTATGTATTATAGAGAAGAAGTTGCGTAAACCGG CACTGCCTGGGTCTAGTCATTTGGTTGAAGGTTTGATTACATTAATAAACCACCTCTGCATAGCCTTAAACTACATGAATTTGTTTTTCTACTCAGCACTGCCTTTACTA TCTGTGGTACTTCTACTTGTCATATGGCTGTATCACAGAGCAAGCTGTTCATTTCTGGGGTTTGAGAACCTTTTGGTCAG GTACAAGTTCAAATTTCAAATACCTTCATACTTCTTTCTAGTCATCCGCAG TCTTGCAGTGTTGGAAGGCATCGCTATCAGTTTTAACCCAGATTACAAAGTTTTGGGTAGTACATACCCATGGATTGCTAGAAAAGTTCTAACTGACAGCTCACCAAAGTTGAAGTCTTCTTTGCAAGCTCTTCTTTACAAG GAAGGTGTTTTCAGAATCGATCGTCTAGAATCTCTACTTTCAGAG TCCCTTCGTGCCCGCACTGAAAGGGCCTTGGTTAAAAGGCAGACAGAAGATGCTGTTTCCAAAGTGGCTATCAAGGAGATTCTTTCCTTCACATTGACTGAGAAG gGTACCTTCGTGAGGGAAATACTTCTTCAAGAAGTTGCCAAG GGTTTGGATGCACTAGGTGTAGCAACACTTGATTCTTTAACATCTGTGGCTACCGCGAGCATACCCTTTTCTACTCCCTTTTCATCCTCTTCGATGACTGAGGAAGACATGGTGAACTTAAGAACGTTGAAGCGCCTCGTTCTACTGTTGTCAGGTTCCCAAAAGAATGGTAGTTCTGCAGCG GAAGTTCAAGGGAGTAAGACATACAAGGTCCAGAATGTATACTTGGAAGAAGCATTACCTATTTTTTATCAACTTTCATCAGTTCAAGAGATTCTGCCCTTCCTTTCTGTTATTCCTGAG CTCCCACTAGAACTGCAACAACAGTTACTTCTTATGCCCGGTGATCTGGCTGGAAGGTTAGTTTCTCGTGCCGCCGCTAGGACGGTCAGGAGGATGTTTCTTTGA
- the LOC107262535 gene encoding uncharacterized protein LOC107262535 isoform X3, giving the protein MRLLYNVVVYIFSYVFLSQRNDGYTSRCNLFYHFLFFLVYLLPLQVTCCLRAVAFQETVFVQEHADIIGCPIVLPRVLEHDNKTICHRMALVCGTSTCHMAVSQSKLFIYGVWEPFWSEGGQSATGALLDYIMENHVASPRLANCAASQIVKGARGTGPNVSNTKRRGVRRCCQNYSTSQYQVSPLSLCRHLSFMFFF; this is encoded by the exons ATGAGATTGCTTTATAATGTAGTTGTTTATATTTTCAGCTATGTGTTTCTTAGTCAGCGGAATGATGGCTATACCTCCAGATGTAATTTGTTTTATCACTTCCTGTTCTTTCTTGTATATCTTCTTCCCTTGCAGGTGACATGCTGCTTGCGTGCTGTGGCCTTTCAAGAGACTGTGTTTGTTCAAGAACATGCAGATATTATTG GTTGCCCTATTGTACTACCACGAGTATTAG AGCATGATAACAAAACAATATGTCATCGTATGGCTTTAGTCTGTGGTACTTCTACTTGTCATATGGCTGTATCACAGAGCAAGCTGTTCATTTATGGGGTTTGGGAACCTTTTTGGTCAG AGGGTGGGCAGAGTGCTACTGGTGCATTATTAGATTACATCATGGAAAACCATGTTGCTTCTCCCCGCCTTGCAAATTGTGCTGCTTCTCAGA TTGTTAAAGGTGCACGAGGCACAGGCCCTAACGTCTCAAACACTAAAAG AAGGGGGGTAAGACGTTGCTGCCAGAATTATTCTACATCACAATACCAGGTTTCTCCTCTATCTCTCTGTCgtcatctttcttttatgttttttttttga